Part of the Nostoc sp. ATCC 53789 genome, TACCGACAAATCCTGGAATGGGTGTATTGAATATGAAGACTTGAAATATGGTACTGCTTCCTGGTGGTTTAGCTGCTGCCACCTCTGGTTCGAGTCGATACCATCGGTATCCAGTGTTCCGGGTTTCTCCGGCGGCGGTAATTTCTACCTGAAAATTGACAAAGCGATCGCTGTCATTATTGACAGTTACCTCAAATGATACAGGAGTATCACCTGGACGAAAAGTTAGGTTCTGAGTAGAAAGGCTGGCATTAATAACACTTTTTTCCATGCTATTATTTATACTATTTTATTATTTTCCATGACTAATACTATTAAAAAATTAATATCTGCGAAAAAGTGACAATCGTTTTTTGGGTTTGATTATTCAAATGTATATATTCAAATTGTGTAATAAATTTCTCAATTGATAAAAGTCATTTTCATGAAATCTATATATTATATTCAAATAGAAATTCATCAATGGGATATCTGTCACAATTCCCAATAAAGCTTGATAACCCAAGTTTATGGACGAAAAATTGAGTTTTTCTGATAAAACCACCACAAAACCTAATTTTTAGTACACGTACCAGAGTTCTTTGTTCACCAACCGTTGGCTTGACAAGTATACATAAAAAGTAAGCCAGTAATTATATTTATCAATAAGGGACACTTTACCCTATCTTTCCCTGTACCCAAGCACTGAAGGATTGCACCAGATCAATTTCATCCATAGTTTTACTTTGCTGGATAAATTTATTCATATCACTAACAGAAATTAAAGGAAAAGCTATGCTCAACTTAATCTCAATATATTCGCTTTCTATTAGTTGATAAAATTTTAAAACTTCACCATCATATCTCCATAATTCTGCTACACCTAAGAGGTTGTTTGAAAAGTGTTTCGCTGTGACTTTAGGCACTTTTGATCCCCCCTAACCCCCCTTAAAAAGGGGGGAATCGGAATCAAAGTCCCCCTTTTTAAGGGGGATTTAGGGGGATCTAAAACTATTTGATACCGACAAGAGGACTTTTCAAACATCCTCTAAAGCCGCATAAATATTAAGCTTATTAACATAGCTGCTAGTAATATCAATTTCAACTGCTAAATCCGGTGCTGGGTCTGTTTTTAAATCTAATTCTTGCTTACCTCTAATTCCTGGCTCATTTTGAATATAATAGCAAGTATCGGGTTCTATTCCCTTTGTTATTGTTTTACGTTTTAATGTTGTAGAACCAGCACTTCTAATTTTATTTTTTAATTCCACTGCTAAAGCGAATATCAATCGGTCAAACTGAATTTTAGGATTTTCGTGTTCAAAAAGTGGAGTCATGATTTCTAAAACACCACAGTCATAAGCAAATCTTGAGCCTCTGTCCTCACCTGTATCTCTCAACAAGGCTTCAAAGGTTTCCCAGCTAATGTTCTGTAGCACTGTTCTTTGTTCAGCAGGTGTTGACTTGACAAGCATATTAGAATACTTTTTCTGTCAGGATGTTAGATAAAATCCCGATAATTTTACCTGTGTCATTAATATAATATTCGCTCAAGTCAATTTCAACCATTTGACCAAGAAAAGAAGTTTCAAAAACTTTAGTTTATTCTATAAATAATCCAGATAATTAAATTGTGCCAACTATTAGCAAGATATGTTGCTGATATTTGGCACAATTAGTATCTGAATATTTTGTACTTTAAGCAAGGAAACCTGCAAAAAAGTCGAGAGTTTCTTTCAGTGATTTGATGAAAATATCAATTTCCTCGCGGGTGTTGTAGAAAGATAGACTTGCTCGTGCGGTTGCAGCAAGACCTAAGTAACGGTGTAATGGTTGAGTGCAGTGGTGTCCAGAACGGATGGCAACGCCTTCTTGATCTAATAATGTAGATAAATCGTTAGCGTGAACTTCTCCGGCTGTAAACGACGCAAGAGCTGCTCTCCCTTCCCCTTTAGCATTTGGTTTGGGGCCGTAAATTCTAATTTGGGGAATTTGCTCTAATTGTTGGAACAAATAAGCTGTTAATTCTGCTTCGTAGGCGTGGATTTTATCCATACCGATACTGCTAAGATAATCTATCGCAGCACCAAGTGCGATCGCTTCTCCAATTGCAGGAGTACCAGCTTCAAATTTATGCGGTAATTCTGCATAAGTAGAATGGTCTAAATACACCTCTGCAATCATCTCACCACCACCAAAAAATGGTGGCATTGATTCTAACAATGCCAACTTGCCATACAGAAACCCTATCCCAGTTGGCGCACACATTTTATGACCGGAAGCTACCAACCAATCACAATCTATCTGTTGCACATCCACAGGGTAGTGAGGAACACTTTGGCAAGCATCAACTAAGAATTTAGCACCATATTTGTGAGCGATCGCACCAATTTCTTCCACTGGATTAATGCAACCCAAAGTATTAGAAATATGTACCACTGACACCAACTTTGTTTTGTCGGAAATCAGCTTTTTATACTGTGACAAATCAAAAGTCTCTTCAGGTGTCAGTTCCACGAATTTCAGTACTGCACCCGTTTTTTGTGCTACCAATTGCCAAGGTACAATATTACTGTGGTGTTCCATCACCGACAGAATAATTTCATCCCCAGGCTGCAAATTATTCATTCCCCAACTGTAAGCTACTAGGTTAATCGCCTCACTTGCGTTGCGGGTGTAAACGATTTCCTGACGTGATGCGGCATTGATGAATTTGGCAATTTTATCTCTAGCACCTTCATAAGCATCAGTAGCTTTAGCACTCAGGGAATGGGCACCTCGATGCACGTTAGCATTATAGTGTTCGTAATAATCCCGCAAGGTATTTAATACGAATAAAGGCTTTTGCGATGTCGCCGCATTATCGAGATAAACCAAGGGTTTCCCGTTGACTTCCTGATGCAATATCGGGAAGTCAGCGCGAACTTTATCAGCAAGGGTTTTGGTAGAGGTGAAAGTCATTGGTAGATTAGTTATTACTCATTAGTCAGGGACTTGAGATTATTCACTGTGTTTAAAAGGATTTCTCGCAGAGAAGGAACTGATATTTTGTTGATAACTTCAGCAGCGAAGGCGTTAATTAACAACTTCCGAGCATCGTTTTCATCAATTCCCCGACTTTGCAGATAGAATATTTCGTCATCTTCTAATTGGCTAACAGTAGCACCATGAGCGCATTTTACGTTATCCGCCGTAATTTCCAATTGGGGTTTGGTATCAACTCTGGCTTTAGACGATAGCAGCAAATTGCGATTCAACTGGGATGCATTTGTTAACTGCGCTAGTTTGGGTACAAAAACTTTACCATTGAACACCGCATGAGCGCGATCGCCTACAATACATTTATGCAATTGGTCACTTGTACCGTGGGGATAGTTGAGTGCGATCGCACTGTGAGTATCAGACAACTGCTTACCAGAAATTATCGTCAAACCATTGAGAGTAGTCTGTGTCTGCTCACCAGTTTGCAAAATCTCCAAATTGTGCCGTGACAACTTCGCCCCTAAAGTTATGGCATGACAAGTATATCGACTATCACGAGCTTGTGCGATCGCAGTTTTCCCAATATGAAAAGCCTCTGCACCTTCCCACTCAACCCTAGTGTGACTCACCTCAGCATTGTCACCCACCCAAATTTCCGTAACCGCATTAGTTAAATAAACTCCGTTCTCCGCGCTCTCTGCGCCTCTGCGGTTCGTATACTCCTCAACCAACGTCACCTGCGAACCACTTTCCGCCACCACCAAACAACGCGGCTGCGAAATCATCGCCGTCTCACCCACAACCGAAATAAACACAAGATGAATTGGCGTTTCAACTACCACATTCTTCTTCACCCACACCACAGCTGCATCAGTTATCCCAGCCGTATTGAGAGCGGTAAAAACCTCTTGCGCTCCCTCAGCTTGAGCTAAATACTGCTGTACATCCTCCTGCTCAACAGCAGACAAACCAGCCAAATTACTCACTACAATTCCAGATGGTAAATCTGAAACTGCGGATAACTCCGGCGCATAAACGCCATTAACAAATACCAAACGACTATTAGCCGCCTCTGGCAAAATATCAAATTCTAGAGACGCATAATTTACCGTCTCTATATTAAATTGCACCTTTCGTAGAGACGACAAATCAGTAAATCGCCATTCTTCCTCGCGGGTGGTGGGAATAGTCGAGTGACGTACCCAATTAGCAGCGCTTTGGCGTAATTCCTGTAACCACCCCTCTGTTTTAGTTGCTGTTAATTGATTTAACAACCCAGTTAGATAATCATCTCTATCTAACAAAGTCGATGTCAAACTAACTGCATTTGAATTAGGTATTGGACTAGGAGATATTTGAATACTCATTACACACCCACCTCAGCAGCTGCAAATTCTTCTAGCACCCAGTCATAACCGCGAGACTCTAATTCTAGTGCCAGTTCCTTACCGCCACTAGTAATAATTCGCCCCTGTGCCATCACATGCACAAAATCAGGCACAATATAATCGAGTAACCGTTGGTAGTGGGTAATCAAAATTGTAGAATTTTCTGGACTTGCCAGTTGATTTACGCCATTGGCTACAATTCTCAGTGCGTCAATATCCAAACCTGAATCTGTCTCATCCAAAATTCCTAACTTTGGTTCTAGCAGCGCCATTTGCAGAATTTCATTCCGCTTCTTCTCGCCACCAGAAAACCCTTCATTCAAACTCCGACTGAGAAAACTGGGATTCATCTTCACCACATCCAGCTTTTCCTCAATCAAATCGTCAAAATCAAAAGCGTCTATTTCTTCTAAACCTTGCGCCTTACGGCGAGAATTATACGCCACCCGCAAGAAATCCAAATTGCTCACACCCGGAATTTCTAACGGATACTGAAACGCCAAAAATACACCACTTCTGGCTCGTTCCTCCGGTTCCAATTCCAGCAGATTTTGCCCCTGAAAAATCACCTCACCACCAGTCACCTCATACGCCGGATGTCCAGCCAACACCTTAGAAAAAGTACTCTTACCAGAACCATTCGGCCCCATGATCGCATGAATTTCACCCGATCGCACCTCCAGATTCACACCTTTCAAAATCGGTGTCCCATCAACATTAGCCGTCAGATTCCGTACCGACAGCACAACTTCACTATTTTCAATAATCATCTTCTCTCCCTTCTCTGCGCTCTCTGCGCCTCTGCGGTTCGTTACTCTTCCAAAAGATAAACACAGAACACCGATGTCCCTGTGTTTATCCTTGTTTCCATTTATCCAACACTGCCTTCCAACTTCAAACTCAACAACTTATCAGCTTCCACAGCAAACTCCATCGGTAGCTGATTAAAAACATCCTTACAGAAGCCGCTAATCATCATCGAAATAGCATCTTCCGAAGAAATACCTCGTTGAGCAAAGTAAAATAACTGATCTTCCCCAATCTTAGAAGTAGAAGCTTCATGCTCCACCTTCGCACCGTTATTTTGCACCTGAATATAAGGGAAAGTGTTGGCATGGGCATTATCCCCAATCAGCATTGAGTCGCACTGAGAATAATTTCTCGCCCCTTTAGCCGTCGGGTTAACTTTCACCAAACCCCGGTAACTATTACTAGAATTACCTGCGGAGATTCCTTTAGAAATAATTGTACTGCGGGTATTCTTACCAACGTGAACCATCTTACTGCCGGTATCGGCTTGCTGCTGATGATTTGTCAGCGCCACCGAGTAAAACTCACCCACAGAGTTATCACCCACTAATACACAGCTAGGATATTTCCAAGTAATTGCTGAACCTGTTTCTACTTGAGTCCAGGAAATCTTGGAATTTACGCCCTGACACAAACCGCGCTTGGTGACAAAGTTGTAAATACCGCCTTTACCGTTGGCATCGCCAGCGTACCAATTTTGCACGGTGGAGTATTTAATTTCCGCATTGTCGAGGGCGACAAGTTCCACAACGGCGGCGTGCAATTGGTTGCTATCATACATCGGTGCGGTGCAACCTTCGAGGTAAGAAACATAACTACCTTCTTCGGCGACAATCAAAGTCCGCTCAAATTGTCCCGTATCACCAGAGTTGATGCGGAAGTAGGTAGACAGTTCCATTGGGCATTTCACGCCTTTAGGAATGTATACAAAAGAACCATCGCTAAATACGGCGGCATTCAAGGCGGCAAAATAATTGTCAGCTATAGGAACAACACTACCCAGATATTTTTTTATCAGTTCTGGGTGTTCTTGCAACGCTTCCGAAAACGAGCAGAAAATAACACCATCTTCCGCTAGCTTTTCTTTAAATGTAGTAGCGACAGAGACGCTATCGAAAATCGCATCGACAGCAACGTTTGCCAGTCGCTTCTGTTCAGATAGGGAAATGCCTAATTTCTCAAAGGTTTCTAAAAGGGTTGGATCAACTTCGTCCAAGCTGTTCAGCTTTTTTTTCTTCTGTTTTGGCGCTGAATAGTAAATGATATCCTGATAATTTATTGGCGGATACTTGACATTGGGCCAAGTTGGTTCCGTCATTTTTTGCCACTGGCGATAAGCTCTGAGGCGAAAGTCCAGCATGAACTGCGGCTCGTTCTTCTTAGAGGAGATCAAGCGGATAACGTCCTCGTCTAGTCCACGCGGAATAGTGTCGGCTTCAATATCTGTAACAAAGCCGTACTTGTAGGGTTGGTTGACTAAGGTTTTGACAGTGGCACTCATCAGTAATAATCTCTCGTGTTCGGAACTCTTTTAGGATGGGAGACGGATTGCGGCTAACCGATTCCCATCTCCCGTTACGGAATGGTTACACGGCTGCTAGAATAGTGGTGGAGAGTAAAACAACAGCTTTGTTGTTTAATGTATCTTCATTTTACGCTAAATTAACAACAACAATGTTGTCAAAGTCAAATTTTCAAAAAATTTTTTGGGACGTTCGCTGAATGTCTCGCACCACATGAAGATGGCGACTACCCACCAGTCCTCAACCAAGCAAGATATCCTTGAGTATCTGCACAAACACGAAAAAGCAACGGCTTTGGAGCTAGCTGAAGTTTTAGACGTTACCCCTCAAGCGATTCGTCGCCATCTCAAAGATTTGGAGACGGAGGAGCTAGTTTTGTATTCGACATCAGTGCAGGCGGCGGGGATGGGGCGACCGCAGCATCTTTATGAATTGAGTCGTCAAGGACGCGATCGCTTGCATCGAACAATGAGCGATCGCTTTGGTGATGCAAGCGGAAATTTTGCGGTTTCGTTGCTAGACACCTTAGCCGAAACGGTAGGACACGACCAATTTAAATCGATTTTAGAGAAACAGTGGCAGCGTAAAGCTAAAGAATACCGCGATCGCGTCGGTAGCGGTTCACTGCGAGAACGTGTAGCCAACTTAGTAGAGTTGAGAAAAGCGGAAGGCTTCATGGCTGAGTATCACGCTGTTGATGTAAATGACTCCTTTGAGTGCGATCGCTTTATCTTAATGGAGCATAACTGTGCAATTTCTAACGTTGCCGAATCTTTTCCGAGTATCTGTGGTCACGAACTAGAAATGTTTGCAGCCGTATTGCCAGATTGTACCGTAGAGCGCACCCACTGGATTATTGATGGCGAACATCGTTGTGGCTATTTAGTACAAGTTCGTCATTAATCATTAGTTATTTGTCATTTGTCCTTTTTTAATAACTAATGCCCTATGCCCAATACCTAACTAACTTTGAGATAGCATTTCATTTATGGATGTACCACCACAGCAACCATCAGCACAATTTTTAACTCTGGAAGAGTCAGCCAAAGTAGACGCAGCGTTGTTATCTTCTCCAGAAAAGTTTTTAACAAGATTGACAATTTCATCACTTAAGCTGTTGAAACATATCGCCCAAGAATATGGTGTTGTTATTGAAGATTTGACAGCACAGCAAATAATAGCCTGGTTTGAAAAAGATGGTAAAATCCGCCGTGAAGAGGGCATTGAAAGTTCATATCTTAAATGGTGATCTGTAGTCGTATTTGCATTTCATTGGCTTTGAAAAAAAATATCCCGTTTCTAAAAAACATTATTGTTGCTTAGAAGCGGGATATTAACAGATAGGATATGTTGGAAATTGTCCTAAACCCCAATACTAAAGTGAGAATCTTTTAAATGCTAGGCGATGAGTCTATTTATTTTTGTGACTTTGCCGCCCAGCCTCAGCATGTTGTTCTGGTGTGCCTCCTTGAGTACCTTTTTCTTCACTATCAGCATCATCACTATCTTGATTACGACTGCCACTGTGAGATTTCTTGCCACCCTCACGACCGATTTCAGCCATGTGTTCTCTATCCTGACTCACAGCTTCACCACCTTTGTGCCCAGCCTCACGAGCTTCTTCAGATGTAAACTCATGGGCAGTACCCTTCTCATGGGCAGCTTGTCCGCCCTTACTTGCTATTTCCCGTTGCTTGTCATCATCCATTGAAGCAAAACCACGTTTGCTTGTGTCTGCCATGATATTACTCCTTGTAATTAACTAAAAATCTTGCTTTTTTAGCAATTCAAAACCCTATATAGGTTTTGTATTAATACATTGACTTTTTTAATTTAGCTACTCAAATATTATAGATTCATGCTCCTTTAGTAAGAAACATCCTATACTGGTATTCAACTTCGGATATACAACTAAAGTTGCTATTTACTTATAAAGTTAGTATGTAAAAAATAGTGAAATAATGAATTCCTTTTTGAGAAAAAACATCTGCTTAAAACAGAATCAATTGAATGCTACAAATGGCAGTCTTAAATAATAAACAAAAAGCACCTTAAAAAAGTGCTTTTAAAGTTGATAACATTTTGTTTATCGAACAACTATTTAAGGATTGTAACTGTTAGCCCTAGGACTACGAGCTCCAGTTACGGCTCCAATCATTGAGGCTATTAAACCCAACAAAGAACCAAACACAAACCACCATAGTCCCGAACGCAAATTAGCAGCCGCATCACGAGCTTGTTGGGCACTTATATTTGCTCGTGGTACATTAACACCACCTTGCTGTTGTACCTGGTTTATAACTTCCCCAGCGTTAGAAGCAGCAACACCAAAAGCCCCAGATACTCCACTTGCTAGCAACCATGAGCTAACTGCCAAAGTCGTTGCCCAAAGAATTGCACCATTAAGAAGAGCGGTATTACGGTTCATTGGTCCACAAGCACGGGCTGTAACCCAACCACCAGTAAATAAGGATATTAGCAAAGCGATAGTTGACCAAAGTCCCGCATTACCCGCAGCGTTAGGAGCAATCGATCTGGGCGCACCTGAACCTTCAACTGTGCCTGCTGCAACCGCACCAATTATAGCGCTTAAAATTAGTTGAGTAGCTAAAGATACAAGTAAACCCGAAATAATCGGTCCCCAGCGAACAAGGTCGTGATACTCAGCTACTCGCCCTGCTACCACAGGGTCAGTAGAAATAACTTCATTACCTGTCCGATTTACGTATGACATAGCTTATGTTCTCCAGTACTGTTTCCGCAAACTTTATCTGAGGTATATTCATCTTTATACTTAAAATTAAATAGCTAAATCATATAATTTTATATCTATCAATAGAAATAGTTATTTAATCTATCTTTAGTAAGAAAATTCCAATTTATTTAACAATATTTAATCCAATAATTAAGTATTTATTTTTTAATAATTTTCTAGATATGTTTCAGGAAAATACTTAAATTAAAATACACTTATTTTCTGACATAATAAAACAATCTATCTGACTGGAGCTTTAACTTAGTAAAAAAGCTTGTACTACTTATTAAATTTCTAACAAAATAATTTAGATAGCCAATAAAAACTAACGCATTCTTACAGCAGTGCCTGTGGCAGTAATCAGCAAAAGAACTCCTGATTGGTCAAGATTGATTGTGCCAGTATCAATTTCAATCCCGATTACAGCATTTGCTCCTAAACGTTGTGCCCGTTGTTCTAATTCTTCTAATGCCTTGCGTTGACCCTGCTCAAATAGACGCTCATAGCTAGCAGTACGTCCACCTATAATATCGCGAATACCAGCCAAAAAATCCCGTAAGAAATTGCTGCCGTAGACTACTTCGGCTGTCACAATGCCTAAATATGACTCAATTACGGCTCCTTGAATTACATCAGTAGTAGTTATAATCATAAATTAACCTCCTAAATAATATACATATTGATTATTCAAATGCGTGAAAATTGTAACTTTGATTACAAAATATAGATTGAATAAACATCCTCTCGCACAACTTGAGATTGTGCTTTCAGCTTTAGTATTGTCCTCACCAAAAACTAGGACTTAAAGGAACATTTGACTGATTAAATTTATCTTACCGTGTAATGACCATAAAAGGATGTTAATGCCGGGATGATGACTTCTAAAAAGGTAGTATAAAAGACTAAAAATTATATATATAGTCAGCAAATTATTAAATTAAATAATAAACATCAATGAATACCAAACCCTGTAAGCTTGACCTATCAAGATATAGGATTAAGTTAAATGCCTATTGATATTTTTTAGTAAATGCGTATAAATACCGAATAAAAAAGGTGTCGTTTTGCTGTTGTACTGTTTTATATAGGATAACTTTATTTGATCCTTGATAGCTTATACTCATCCTTCAGCCAAAACTCTCTTATGGAGTGCTGAATGTAAAGGAACAGTGAATGAACTATTAACATCTAAATTCATACGAATAAATACAGTTTTCAAAAATCCATATTTTTGTTTTAATGTACAAGAAAAAAGTCCTCTAAAATTTCAGGAAATTTACTGTGTACAAGCCAACATCATTCGTGTTTAGTGTGGTGTTACTAGGATGTTTTGCCTTCACCATACCTTCAGTAGCTCAAGCTCAGGTATTAGTGGCGCAAGCCAAAAATCCACAATTAAAGCAACTACTAGAAGAAGGACGGAGGTTAGTAGATAGTGGCGATTATGGTGGTGCGATCGCAGTTTATCAGCAAGCAGCTAGTCTAGATCCCAAAAATGCTAAAATCCATTCAGGTATTGGCTACCTATACGCTCAACAGGGAAATTACCAGGCAGCACTAACTTCTTATCGTCGTGCGATCGCCATCAACCCTAACAACAGTGATTTTTATTACGCTGTGGGTTACATCAAAGCCAATTTGGGAGACACCGCTGGGGCAAAAGAAGGCTACCGTCGGGCCATACAGCTAAACCGTAATAACGTTAACGCCTATTTAGGATTAGCTGTGACCCAATCTCGTATGGGAGACTATAATGCTGCTACTTGGGCATATCAACAAGCAATAGATTTGGATAAAAACAACGCCCAGACTTATGAGTTGATGGGTTCGATGTATAAACAGCGACGACAAACCAAACAAGCCAACAGCTTGCTTCAAAAAGCCCGCGACTTGTACAAGCGACGCAATGACTTGCAAGGAGTGGACAGAGTAGAAGCTATGCTGCGGCAGTTAGGAGGATGAGGTTAATCTAACTAGCGTCCCGTTAATTCCACAAAAATATCTTCCAGATTAGAGGGACGCACCACCATTCCGATTTTATCGGGCTATTCGTTTAAGTAGACATTTACTGCTTTCAAAGATGGGAAAAACAAATATTCTCAACTACGGACGCTATCATTTTCCACTTCAGACACACCCAATTGCTTCATCACAAACCTTTTCCGTTAACAGAACAGAGCTGTTGTAAAGTTTCCAAACAAATCAGCCTATCGCCATCCATAATACCGATGCGTCCTGGCTTGGTAAAGCAAAAAGCATCGCACAAAAATTCAACCTCATCCATACAACGGGTCGTCAGTAGCATCGTCTCCTTGTTTATTTAAATACCGAATAATTTCCTAGAGACTTCGCCTGGTTTGGGGGTCTAGTTCTATCGTTGGTTCATCCAAAAACAGAATTTGCGGTTGATGCAATAAGGCTCTCGCAATCTGCAACTGTCGTTTCATACCCCCAGACAGGATTTTTACCAAATCATTACATTTTTCTGCTAGCTCAACATCCTTCAGCCATTACCTCAGTACTAATACAGATTTTCTCTGAGGTTGCTCCCAAACAAGGGGCAAAATTCCCAATTTTCACCAAGCTTGGTTTTGTGCAGTTTAATAAATAATTGGTATTAAGTCGTCATACACCATAGTCCTACTCGGTCATTTATGAACTAATACAGTTCAGATAAGACCAAAACACTTGTAGAGACGGCGATTTATCGCATCTCAAAAACCCACTATTTTGTACAAGTAGCGCTTTGAACCGTATTGATTTATGAACAACAAAATTCCCGACTTCTCTAAGAAATCGGGAATCTGAGGCTTGAATTTTCACAAATCAAATAGGATTTATATAGCGATTTTGATAGTAAGCCAAAATTTGCTTAAATTGTTGCCGACTTTCTGAAGTAGAATTTGCTGTCCACGAAATGGACAAACCACCAATTTGACTTTGATTGTAATCAAACTGTTGGGATGATTGGGGAATTAAATCCACTTCTACCCCTTCAACTTGACGTAAATGAGCTGCTATCTCTCTATAGACAGCTAAAGGACAACCAGCGAATTCAATTTTTTCCTTAGTCTCCATCTCTATGAAGCTCCAACATTAAGAGGATTTGAGGAGGGCGTTGCCACTGAAATAGGATTGCCACTAGCAGATGTAGCTGATGGTGTTGAGTTAACAGGCCCTTCTCCTACCATTTTGGCAACTTCGATACCAAATTGTTCGAGAATTACAATCGGGTTAGAGCCTCCATTCATTTCAATCCGTTTAATCAGTACGCCATTTGCTAATCGCTGTCCCGCTTGCACATAGCGACTCGTCGGCTCATCTGGTACTTTGATAATTGCCTGCGGTTCCTTACTAATTAGAACTACACCAGTCACAATAACTGCCCTTGCTAACTCAGGTTGTGCTGCTGGTGGCAATACAGATACTAAAGTCGGGTTGGGGACA contains:
- a CDS encoding cysteine desulfurase — translated: MTFTSTKTLADKVRADFPILHQEVNGKPLVYLDNAATSQKPLFVLNTLRDYYEHYNANVHRGAHSLSAKATDAYEGARDKIAKFINAASRQEIVYTRNASEAINLVAYSWGMNNLQPGDEIILSVMEHHSNIVPWQLVAQKTGAVLKFVELTPEETFDLSQYKKLISDKTKLVSVVHISNTLGCINPVEEIGAIAHKYGAKFLVDACQSVPHYPVDVQQIDCDWLVASGHKMCAPTGIGFLYGKLALLESMPPFFGGGEMIAEVYLDHSTYAELPHKFEAGTPAIGEAIALGAAIDYLSSIGMDKIHAYEAELTAYLFQQLEQIPQIRIYGPKPNAKGEGRAALASFTAGEVHANDLSTLLDQEGVAIRSGHHCTQPLHRYLGLAATARASLSFYNTREEIDIFIKSLKETLDFFAGFLA
- the sufD gene encoding Fe-S cluster assembly protein SufD, whose product is MSIQISPSPIPNSNAVSLTSTLLDRDDYLTGLLNQLTATKTEGWLQELRQSAANWVRHSTIPTTREEEWRFTDLSSLRKVQFNIETVNYASLEFDILPEAANSRLVFVNGVYAPELSAVSDLPSGIVVSNLAGLSAVEQEDVQQYLAQAEGAQEVFTALNTAGITDAAVVWVKKNVVVETPIHLVFISVVGETAMISQPRCLVVAESGSQVTLVEEYTNRRGAESAENGVYLTNAVTEIWVGDNAEVSHTRVEWEGAEAFHIGKTAIAQARDSRYTCHAITLGAKLSRHNLEILQTGEQTQTTLNGLTIISGKQLSDTHSAIALNYPHGTSDQLHKCIVGDRAHAVFNGKVFVPKLAQLTNASQLNRNLLLSSKARVDTKPQLEITADNVKCAHGATVSQLEDDEIFYLQSRGIDENDARKLLINAFAAEVINKISVPSLREILLNTVNNLKSLTNE
- the sufC gene encoding Fe-S cluster assembly ATPase SufC, giving the protein MIIENSEVVLSVRNLTANVDGTPILKGVNLEVRSGEIHAIMGPNGSGKSTFSKVLAGHPAYEVTGGEVIFQGQNLLELEPEERARSGVFLAFQYPLEIPGVSNLDFLRVAYNSRRKAQGLEEIDAFDFDDLIEEKLDVVKMNPSFLSRSLNEGFSGGEKKRNEILQMALLEPKLGILDETDSGLDIDALRIVANGVNQLASPENSTILITHYQRLLDYIVPDFVHVMAQGRIITSGGKELALELESRGYDWVLEEFAAAEVGV
- the sufB gene encoding Fe-S cluster assembly protein SufB, with the protein product MSATVKTLVNQPYKYGFVTDIEADTIPRGLDEDVIRLISSKKNEPQFMLDFRLRAYRQWQKMTEPTWPNVKYPPINYQDIIYYSAPKQKKKKLNSLDEVDPTLLETFEKLGISLSEQKRLANVAVDAIFDSVSVATTFKEKLAEDGVIFCSFSEALQEHPELIKKYLGSVVPIADNYFAALNAAVFSDGSFVYIPKGVKCPMELSTYFRINSGDTGQFERTLIVAEEGSYVSYLEGCTAPMYDSNQLHAAVVELVALDNAEIKYSTVQNWYAGDANGKGGIYNFVTKRGLCQGVNSKISWTQVETGSAITWKYPSCVLVGDNSVGEFYSVALTNHQQQADTGSKMVHVGKNTRSTIISKGISAGNSSNSYRGLVKVNPTAKGARNYSQCDSMLIGDNAHANTFPYIQVQNNGAKVEHEASTSKIGEDQLFYFAQRGISSEDAISMMISGFCKDVFNQLPMEFAVEADKLLSLKLEGSVG
- the sufR gene encoding iron-sulfur cluster biosynthesis transcriptional regulator SufR; the encoded protein is MATTHQSSTKQDILEYLHKHEKATALELAEVLDVTPQAIRRHLKDLETEELVLYSTSVQAAGMGRPQHLYELSRQGRDRLHRTMSDRFGDASGNFAVSLLDTLAETVGHDQFKSILEKQWQRKAKEYRDRVGSGSLRERVANLVELRKAEGFMAEYHAVDVNDSFECDRFILMEHNCAISNVAESFPSICGHELEMFAAVLPDCTVERTHWIIDGEHRCGYLVQVRH
- a CDS encoding KGG domain-containing protein codes for the protein MADTSKRGFASMDDDKQREIASKGGQAAHEKGTAHEFTSEEAREAGHKGGEAVSQDREHMAEIGREGGKKSHSGSRNQDSDDADSEEKGTQGGTPEQHAEAGRQSHKNK
- a CDS encoding YbjQ family protein, with the protein product MIITTTDVIQGAVIESYLGIVTAEVVYGSNFLRDFLAGIRDIIGGRTASYERLFEQGQRKALEELEQRAQRLGANAVIGIEIDTGTINLDQSGVLLLITATGTAVRMR
- a CDS encoding tetratricopeptide repeat protein, producing MYKPTSFVFSVVLLGCFAFTIPSVAQAQVLVAQAKNPQLKQLLEEGRRLVDSGDYGGAIAVYQQAASLDPKNAKIHSGIGYLYAQQGNYQAALTSYRRAIAINPNNSDFYYAVGYIKANLGDTAGAKEGYRRAIQLNRNNVNAYLGLAVTQSRMGDYNAATWAYQQAIDLDKNNAQTYELMGSMYKQRRQTKQANSLLQKARDLYKRRNDLQGVDRVEAMLRQLGG